In one Paraburkholderia azotifigens genomic region, the following are encoded:
- a CDS encoding RidA family protein has product MKKKPLLPAGWVKPRGYANGVAVTGKQVYIAGQIGWNEEARMTSDRFAEQATQALRNVLAVLREAGGKPGHLVRMTWYVTDKREYLDALKEIGHAFRELIGDYDIAMSAVQVVALIEDDAKVEIEATAVITD; this is encoded by the coding sequence ATGAAGAAGAAACCGCTTTTGCCCGCAGGCTGGGTCAAGCCGCGCGGCTACGCGAACGGTGTCGCGGTGACGGGCAAGCAGGTGTATATCGCCGGACAGATCGGCTGGAACGAAGAAGCGCGCATGACGAGCGACCGGTTCGCCGAGCAGGCCACGCAGGCATTGCGCAACGTGCTCGCCGTTCTGCGCGAAGCGGGCGGCAAGCCTGGGCATCTCGTGCGCATGACGTGGTACGTCACCGACAAGCGCGAATACCTCGACGCGTTGAAGGAGATCGGCCACGCGTTCCGCGAACTGATCGGCGATTACGACATTGCAATGAGCGCGGTGCAGGTCGTCGCGCTGATCGAGGACGACGCGAAGGTCGAAATCGAAGCGACCGCTGTGATCACCGACTAG
- a CDS encoding AMP-binding protein: MEPSAHVDSFARDHLPPQDQWPVFLLDNPDVAYPARFNCATELLDRAVESGHGDRPAIWSDIDGKPHATTYGELLAMVNRSAHVLIDEMGLLPGNRVLLRGPNTLQMAVAFLAALKAGLVVVPTMPLLRAKELKQIIDKAQIGAALCDTRLTEELARCSTQGDEFYCPGFEQTMVFHDDAAGSLETLAASKPAEFKACDTAADDVCLIAFTSGTTGAPKGCMHFHRDVIAMCDLFPRHVLQPTPDDIFCGTPPLAFTFGLGGLLCFPLRAGASTVLIEKQTPETLLQNVERFRATVMFTAPTFYRQMAPLISRFDIASLKKTVSAGEALPDSTRALWREASGIEMIDGIGGTELIHIFISSAGHDVRPHAIGKAVPGYVVQAVDDDMRPVPAGTLGKLAVRGPTGCRYLADERQRKFVRDGWNLPGDSVYIDADGYVFYQARADDMIVSAGYNISGPEVESVLMQHKAVAECGVIGVPDDTRGQIVKAFVVLNKGYSPDEKLVAELQEFVKNTVAPYKYPRVVAFIDALPRTETGKLKRFALRAM; the protein is encoded by the coding sequence ATGGAACCGTCAGCTCACGTCGATAGCTTCGCGCGCGACCACTTGCCGCCGCAGGATCAATGGCCCGTGTTTCTGCTCGACAATCCGGACGTCGCGTATCCGGCGCGCTTCAACTGCGCGACTGAACTGCTCGATCGTGCCGTCGAAAGCGGCCATGGCGACCGCCCGGCAATCTGGTCCGACATAGACGGCAAGCCGCATGCGACCACTTACGGCGAACTGCTCGCGATGGTCAATCGCAGCGCGCATGTGCTGATCGACGAAATGGGTTTGCTGCCTGGCAATCGCGTGCTGCTGCGCGGGCCGAATACGTTGCAGATGGCGGTTGCGTTTCTCGCGGCGTTGAAGGCAGGTCTCGTTGTCGTGCCGACCATGCCGCTGCTGCGCGCGAAGGAACTCAAGCAGATCATCGACAAGGCGCAGATCGGCGCAGCGCTATGCGACACGCGATTGACAGAAGAACTCGCGCGATGCTCGACACAGGGCGACGAGTTCTACTGCCCCGGTTTCGAACAGACAATGGTCTTTCACGACGATGCAGCCGGTTCGCTCGAAACACTTGCCGCATCGAAACCCGCTGAATTCAAGGCCTGCGACACAGCCGCCGACGATGTCTGCCTGATCGCCTTCACGAGCGGCACGACGGGCGCGCCGAAGGGCTGCATGCATTTCCATCGCGACGTGATCGCGATGTGCGACCTGTTCCCGCGCCACGTGCTTCAGCCCACGCCCGACGATATCTTCTGCGGCACGCCGCCGCTCGCGTTCACGTTCGGACTGGGCGGCCTGCTGTGCTTTCCGTTGCGCGCGGGTGCATCGACGGTGCTGATCGAAAAGCAGACGCCCGAAACGCTGCTGCAGAACGTCGAGCGTTTTCGCGCGACTGTGATGTTCACCGCGCCGACTTTCTATCGGCAGATGGCGCCATTGATTTCGCGCTTCGACATTGCGTCGCTGAAGAAGACGGTTTCCGCTGGCGAGGCTCTGCCCGATTCGACGCGCGCGCTGTGGCGCGAAGCGAGCGGCATCGAGATGATCGACGGGATTGGCGGGACTGAGCTGATCCATATCTTCATCTCGTCGGCGGGGCACGACGTCCGGCCGCATGCAATCGGCAAGGCCGTGCCGGGCTACGTCGTGCAAGCCGTGGATGACGACATGCGCCCCGTGCCTGCCGGCACGCTGGGCAAACTCGCGGTGCGCGGCCCGACCGGCTGCCGCTATCTCGCCGATGAACGCCAGCGCAAGTTCGTGCGCGACGGCTGGAATCTGCCCGGCGACTCGGTCTATATCGACGCAGACGGCTATGTGTTCTATCAGGCGCGCGCCGACGACATGATCGTTTCGGCGGGCTACAACATCTCCGGTCCCGAAGTGGAAAGCGTGCTGATGCAGCACAAGGCGGTCGCCGAATGCGGCGTGATCGGCGTGCCTGACGACACGCGCGGACAGATCGTGAAGGCCTTCGTGGTGCTCAACAAGGGCTATAGCCCCGATGAGAAACTGGTCGCGGAGTTGCAGGAATTCGTGAAGAATACCGTTGCGCCGTACAAGTACCCGCGCGTCGTCGCCTTCATCGACGCGCTGCCTCGCACCGAAACCGGCAAGCTCAAGCGCTTCGCCTTGCGTGCGATGTAG
- a CDS encoding dienelactone hydrolase family protein — protein MAGSFIEIAARDGGRFNAYIARPAQGSGPGLVLLQEIFGINDYLKQTADRYAEEGYVVLVPDLFWRMQPNVVLGYDGDDMRRALDFHAKFDVDLAVQDIAATFDALRALPEQQGKVGTIGYCLGGKLALLAAARTDVDCAVSYYGVGLDAYLDEVKNIRCPMVFHFAENDAYCPPAAREQIMAALGAQRQIEQYVYAGCDHAFASPARPHYDKPAAMMAYSRTLALLRKVLGPIYDLNTLWEQHCYFEFATRDVESVMPTMVAQPYVNHVPTMTGGVGYDNLKRFYTNHFVNSNPPDTKLIPISRTIGSDRIVDEFIFACTHSCEIDWLLPGVAPTGKYFEVPMLAVVCFRGDKLYNEHIYWDQASVLVQVGLLDPKGLPVAGIESARKLLDEKLPSNRLMGDKWSQ, from the coding sequence ATGGCCGGTTCTTTTATCGAAATCGCCGCCCGCGACGGCGGCCGTTTCAACGCTTACATCGCACGTCCCGCGCAAGGGTCCGGCCCGGGCCTCGTGCTGCTGCAAGAGATCTTCGGCATCAACGACTATCTGAAGCAAACAGCCGACCGCTATGCCGAAGAAGGCTATGTCGTGCTCGTGCCCGATCTGTTCTGGCGCATGCAGCCGAACGTCGTGCTCGGCTACGACGGCGACGACATGAGGCGCGCGCTCGACTTCCACGCGAAGTTCGATGTCGATCTGGCCGTGCAGGACATCGCCGCAACATTCGATGCATTGCGCGCGTTGCCCGAACAGCAAGGCAAAGTGGGCACGATCGGTTATTGCCTCGGCGGCAAGCTCGCGCTGCTTGCGGCGGCGCGCACGGATGTCGATTGTGCGGTGAGCTACTACGGCGTCGGACTCGACGCGTATCTCGACGAAGTGAAGAACATTCGCTGCCCGATGGTCTTTCATTTCGCCGAAAACGATGCGTACTGTCCGCCGGCTGCGCGCGAGCAGATCATGGCCGCGCTTGGTGCGCAACGGCAGATCGAGCAGTATGTGTATGCCGGCTGCGATCACGCATTCGCATCGCCGGCACGCCCGCACTACGACAAACCGGCCGCGATGATGGCTTATTCGCGCACGCTCGCGCTGTTGCGCAAGGTGCTCGGCCCGATCTACGATCTGAACACCCTGTGGGAGCAGCACTGTTACTTCGAGTTCGCCACGCGCGATGTCGAGTCCGTCATGCCGACGATGGTCGCACAACCCTACGTCAACCATGTGCCGACGATGACGGGCGGCGTCGGGTACGACAACCTCAAGCGCTTCTATACGAATCACTTCGTCAACTCGAATCCACCCGACACCAAGCTGATTCCGATTTCGCGGACCATCGGTTCCGATCGCATCGTCGATGAGTTCATCTTTGCGTGCACGCATAGCTGCGAGATCGACTGGCTGCTGCCGGGCGTCGCGCCGACGGGCAAGTACTTCGAAGTGCCGATGCTCGCTGTCGTGTGCTTCCGCGGCGACAAGCTGTATAACGAGCACATCTATTGGGATCAGGCGTCCGTGCTCGTGCAGGTGGGTCTGCTCGATCCGAAGGGACTGCCCGTGGCGGGTATCGAAAGCGCGCGCAAGCTGCTGGATGAGAAGCTGCCATCGAATCGGCTGATGGGAGATAAGTGGTCGCAGTGA
- a CDS encoding alpha/beta fold hydrolase — protein MPILKTATEEIEYLVDGSGPDLVLVHGTGGNADTNWGHLVPQLAERYRVIRPNYSGSAGTRDDGTTLTLEKLAKQIISVADATESRSFDLVGFSLGAAVATHLAAHYPQRVRRLVLLAGFASSADSRLSLQFGLWRNLIEHDRRAAAELIMLTGFSPAWLSAQRHQDLHEIAETIVMGNRWDGMQRQVELDLKLDARACTGKIECPTLAIGCTHDHMVAPAHSRELARLIANAEYAELPSGHLAPLETPDAFLNLVQGFLSR, from the coding sequence ATGCCAATACTGAAAACAGCCACGGAAGAAATCGAATATCTCGTGGACGGGTCCGGTCCCGACCTTGTCCTGGTGCATGGGACGGGCGGAAACGCCGACACCAACTGGGGACATCTGGTGCCGCAACTGGCCGAGCGGTATCGGGTGATACGCCCCAACTACTCCGGTTCCGCCGGAACCCGCGACGACGGCACGACGCTGACGCTGGAAAAGCTGGCGAAACAGATCATCTCCGTCGCCGACGCGACAGAATCCCGTAGCTTCGACCTGGTTGGGTTCTCGCTCGGCGCGGCCGTCGCTACCCATCTCGCGGCCCACTATCCGCAGCGCGTACGACGGCTCGTCTTACTGGCGGGCTTCGCGTCGTCTGCCGATTCCCGGCTGAGTCTGCAGTTCGGCTTGTGGCGAAATCTCATCGAGCATGATCGCCGCGCCGCCGCAGAACTCATCATGCTGACGGGCTTTAGCCCTGCATGGCTTTCAGCACAACGGCATCAGGATCTGCACGAGATCGCCGAGACTATCGTGATGGGGAATCGCTGGGACGGCATGCAGCGGCAGGTCGAACTGGATCTCAAGCTGGATGCGCGCGCGTGCACGGGCAAGATCGAATGTCCGACGCTAGCCATTGGCTGCACGCATGACCATATGGTCGCACCTGCTCACTCTCGTGAGTTGGCACGTCTGATTGCAAACGCGGAATATGCAGAACTGCCTAGCGGACATTTGGCTCCGCTAGAAACGCCTGACGCGTTTCTGAATCTCGTACAAGGGTTTCTTAGTCGGTAA
- a CDS encoding MerR family transcriptional regulator, with the protein MKIGKLSKLSGVSQRMIRYYEEQGLLSPARSDSNYRHYSNDDVCRLARIRILQEAGLTLKVIHSLLPCMTDDPLLFEPCALVIDTLLEEKQKLEDRIKVLSESHAILNSHLNGLRSEPRVVVTD; encoded by the coding sequence ATGAAAATCGGAAAGCTATCCAAGTTGAGCGGCGTGAGCCAGAGGATGATCAGATACTATGAAGAGCAAGGGTTGCTTTCTCCAGCGCGCTCTGATTCCAACTATCGTCACTATTCGAACGACGACGTGTGCCGGTTGGCGAGAATCCGGATCTTGCAGGAAGCAGGTCTTACGCTGAAGGTGATACACAGCCTGCTCCCATGCATGACAGATGATCCTTTGCTCTTCGAACCATGTGCGCTTGTGATCGACACATTGCTCGAAGAAAAGCAAAAGTTGGAAGACCGGATAAAGGTGCTCAGCGAATCACATGCCATTCTGAATTCACACTTGAATGGACTCCGTTCAGAACCACGTGTTGTCGTTACCGACTAA
- a CDS encoding glutathione S-transferase — translation MLTVHHLNNSRSQRVLWLLEELGVPYEIKRYQRDPKTMLAPPELRAVHPLGKSPVITDDGQTVAESGAIIEYLLECYGQGRFGPATGTAEHLKFRYWMHYAEGSAMPPLLLKLIALRIGSAPMPFFAKPIAKKIAATLQSSFVDPQIALHMGYIEDSLRATGWFAGSAFTAADIQMSFPLEAATARGNRDAKYPSITRFLDTIHARPAYQRALERGGKYELLS, via the coding sequence ATGCTCACCGTCCATCACCTGAACAACTCCCGCTCGCAGCGCGTGCTGTGGCTGCTCGAAGAACTCGGCGTGCCGTATGAGATCAAGCGCTATCAGCGCGACCCGAAGACGATGCTCGCGCCGCCCGAACTGCGTGCCGTGCATCCGCTCGGCAAGTCACCCGTCATCACCGACGATGGCCAGACGGTCGCCGAATCAGGCGCGATCATCGAGTACCTGCTCGAATGTTACGGACAAGGCCGCTTTGGGCCCGCTACGGGCACGGCCGAGCATCTGAAGTTCCGCTACTGGATGCACTATGCGGAAGGTTCCGCGATGCCGCCGCTGTTGCTGAAGCTGATCGCGTTGCGCATCGGCAGTGCCCCGATGCCGTTCTTCGCGAAACCGATCGCGAAGAAGATCGCGGCCACCTTGCAATCCTCGTTCGTCGATCCGCAAATCGCACTGCATATGGGCTATATCGAAGATTCGCTGCGCGCGACGGGCTGGTTCGCAGGCAGCGCGTTCACGGCCGCCGACATCCAGATGAGCTTTCCGCTCGAAGCGGCAACGGCGCGCGGCAATCGCGATGCGAAATATCCGTCCATCACGCGCTTTCTCGACACGATCCATGCCCGGCCAGCCTATCAGCGTGCGCTCGAACGCGGCGGAAAATACGAATTGTTGAGCTGA
- a CDS encoding DHA2 family efflux MFS transporter permease subunit codes for MTHNIEGRTRWLALIVLCMGVLMIVLDTTIVNVALPSIAADLGFSETALVWVVNAYMLTFGGFLLLGGRLGDLYGHRKLFLAGITLFTLASLACGLANSQVMLVCARAIQGLGGAVVSAVSLSLIMNLFTEEGERAKAMGVYGFVCAGGGSIGVLLGGLLTNLLSWHWIFLVNLPIGIAVYAMCIALLPAGRGHAHGERLDVAGATTVTASLMLAVYAIVNGNEAGWLSAQTLGLIVVALALLGAFLVIEARVVHPLMPLKLFTLRNVATANVVGVLWAAAMFAWFFISALYLQRVLGYAPLQVGLAFLPANLIMGFFSLGLSARMVMRFGIRRPLAVGLFLAALGLLLFARAPVDGHFVVDVLPGMVLLGIGAGVAFNPLLLAAMSDVDPSDSGLASGIVNTAFMMGGALGLAVLASLAAAQSASGGAQQADAPAALASGYHVAFFVGAIFAALAATIGGALLRPGSQAAAQAAAQQERDDGTVQESMEQSP; via the coding sequence ATGACGCATAACATCGAAGGCCGCACGCGCTGGCTCGCACTCATCGTGCTGTGCATGGGCGTGCTGATGATCGTGCTCGATACGACCATCGTGAACGTCGCGCTGCCATCCATCGCAGCCGATCTGGGCTTCAGCGAAACCGCGCTCGTGTGGGTCGTCAATGCCTACATGCTGACCTTCGGCGGCTTTCTGCTGCTCGGGGGACGGCTCGGCGATCTGTACGGCCATCGCAAACTTTTTCTCGCGGGTATCACGCTGTTCACACTAGCGTCGCTCGCATGCGGGCTCGCGAACTCGCAGGTCATGCTGGTTTGCGCGCGTGCCATTCAAGGTCTGGGCGGCGCGGTCGTATCGGCGGTTTCGCTGTCGCTGATCATGAATCTGTTCACCGAAGAGGGCGAGCGCGCCAAAGCGATGGGCGTGTACGGCTTCGTGTGCGCGGGCGGCGGCAGTATCGGCGTGCTGCTTGGCGGTCTGCTGACGAACCTGCTGAGCTGGCACTGGATCTTTCTCGTCAATCTGCCTATCGGCATTGCCGTGTACGCGATGTGCATCGCGCTGCTGCCAGCGGGCCGCGGTCATGCGCACGGCGAACGGCTCGACGTCGCGGGCGCGACGACAGTCACGGCCTCGCTGATGCTGGCCGTCTACGCGATCGTCAACGGCAACGAAGCCGGCTGGCTGTCCGCGCAAACGCTCGGGCTGATCGTCGTCGCGCTCGCGCTGCTCGGCGCGTTCCTCGTGATCGAGGCGCGCGTCGTGCATCCGCTGATGCCGCTCAAGCTCTTCACGCTGCGCAACGTGGCGACGGCCAACGTAGTCGGCGTGCTGTGGGCAGCCGCGATGTTCGCGTGGTTCTTCATCTCCGCGCTCTACCTGCAGCGCGTGCTCGGCTATGCGCCGCTTCAGGTCGGCCTCGCGTTCCTGCCCGCGAATCTGATCATGGGCTTCTTCTCACTCGGGCTGTCGGCGCGCATGGTGATGCGCTTCGGTATCCGGCGGCCGCTCGCCGTCGGCCTGTTCCTCGCCGCGCTCGGTTTGCTGCTGTTCGCACGCGCGCCCGTCGACGGACACTTCGTCGTCGACGTGCTGCCCGGCATGGTGCTGCTCGGCATCGGCGCGGGTGTCGCGTTCAATCCGCTGCTGCTCGCCGCGATGAGCGATGTCGATCCATCGGATTCGGGCCTCGCGTCGGGCATCGTCAACACGGCGTTCATGATGGGCGGCGCGCTGGGACTTGCGGTGCTGGCAAGTCTCGCGGCCGCGCAGTCGGCAAGCGGCGGCGCGCAGCAGGCCGACGCACCCGCCGCGCTCGCGAGCGGCTATCACGTCGCGTTCTTCGTCGGCGCGATCTTTGCAGCGCTGGCCGCGACGATCGGCGGCGCGTTGCTGCGGCCAGGCTCGCAGGCGGCCGCGCAAGCCGCAGCGCAACAGGAGCGCGATGACGGAACCGTGCAGGAATCGATGGAGCAATCGCCATGA
- a CDS encoding nuclear transport factor 2 family protein → MSQTTDVPDLVRRCFAAYQHKDRAAIEAILSDNFHFTSPRDDRIDRREYFERCWPFSEQVEFFRIEKLFSEGNEAFVRYACKPANREAFRNTEFFRVENGKIVEVEVYFGSPAKDIAHA, encoded by the coding sequence ATGAGCCAAACCACGGACGTACCCGATCTCGTTCGCCGCTGCTTCGCGGCGTATCAGCACAAGGACCGCGCTGCGATCGAAGCGATACTCAGCGACAATTTTCATTTCACGAGCCCGCGCGACGATCGCATCGACCGGCGCGAGTACTTCGAACGATGCTGGCCGTTCAGCGAGCAGGTCGAGTTCTTTCGTATCGAGAAGCTGTTCAGCGAAGGCAATGAAGCGTTCGTGCGTTACGCGTGCAAGCCGGCGAATCGCGAGGCGTTTCGCAACACGGAGTTCTTTCGCGTGGAGAACGGGAAGATCGTCGAGGTCGAAGTGTATTTCGGTTCGCCCGCGAAAGACATCGCGCACGCTTGA
- a CDS encoding AraC family transcriptional regulator: MNPVGNPAGKALWFIESYFHRELSLDDIASCGCVSRFHLSRAFEAATGYAVMRYVRARRLTEAARRLARGAPDILAVAVDAGYGSHEAFTRAFREQFGLTPEALRARGHLDNIALVEPVKLDESLLAHLEPPRFVDGKPLLVAGSSERYHCESSSGIPAQWQRFNAIFGKVPGQIGNVAYGVCYNADDSGNFDYLCGVEVSDFSGLPDELSRVRIGAQRYAVFTHREHISTIRRTWNTIWNRWLSESGHAPADAPNFERYSEQFNPVTGMGGVEIWLPLKS; encoded by the coding sequence ATGAACCCAGTCGGAAACCCCGCCGGAAAAGCATTGTGGTTTATCGAAAGCTACTTTCATCGCGAGCTGTCGCTTGACGATATCGCTAGTTGCGGCTGTGTCTCGCGCTTTCATCTATCGCGAGCATTCGAAGCGGCGACGGGCTATGCGGTGATGCGCTACGTGCGTGCGCGGCGTTTGACGGAAGCGGCGCGGCGTCTCGCGCGCGGTGCGCCGGATATCCTGGCCGTCGCGGTCGATGCGGGCTACGGCTCTCACGAGGCATTCACGCGTGCGTTTCGCGAGCAGTTCGGACTCACGCCCGAAGCGTTGCGCGCGCGAGGTCATCTCGACAACATCGCACTCGTGGAGCCGGTCAAATTGGATGAATCCCTTCTCGCCCATCTGGAGCCGCCGCGTTTCGTGGACGGCAAGCCTTTGCTCGTCGCGGGATCGAGCGAACGCTATCACTGCGAAAGCAGTTCGGGCATTCCTGCGCAATGGCAGCGCTTCAACGCGATCTTCGGCAAGGTGCCTGGACAGATCGGCAACGTCGCCTATGGCGTCTGCTACAACGCCGACGACTCAGGCAATTTCGATTATCTGTGCGGCGTCGAAGTGAGCGACTTCTCCGGCTTGCCCGACGAACTAAGCCGTGTGCGTATCGGCGCGCAACGCTATGCCGTGTTCACGCACCGCGAGCACATCTCGACGATACGCCGCACCTGGAACACGATCTGGAACAGGTGGCTGTCCGAGTCCGGCCACGCGCCCGCCGACGCGCCCAACTTCGAGCGCTACAGCGAGCAGTTCAATCCTGTCACGGGAATGGGCGGCGTCGAAATCTGGCTGCCGCTCAAGAGTTGA
- a CDS encoding flavin reductase family protein, translating to MQAFRQPVDLARATRLLNHGPVTLITSAHDGRSNVMAASWAMPLDFVPPKLVVVIDAKTLTRQLVEASGVFGLQLPTRGFARHTLAVGSNAGIEIDKIAALQLETFAAEKIGVPMLEGCVAWFECKVIPDDAQRHDLILAEVVACYADSRVYSDNRWHFGDDHDMRTCHYVAGSTFFETGDTFEVEAAPIGGKV from the coding sequence ATGCAAGCATTCCGGCAACCCGTCGATCTGGCGCGCGCCACGCGCCTTCTGAACCACGGTCCCGTCACGTTGATCACGAGTGCGCACGACGGACGCTCGAACGTGATGGCGGCATCGTGGGCCATGCCATTGGACTTCGTGCCGCCCAAGCTCGTCGTCGTGATCGACGCGAAGACGCTGACGCGGCAACTCGTCGAGGCAAGCGGCGTGTTCGGCCTGCAACTGCCGACGCGCGGCTTCGCCCGCCACACGCTCGCGGTCGGCTCGAACGCGGGCATCGAGATCGACAAGATCGCCGCGCTTCAACTGGAAACGTTCGCCGCCGAAAAGATCGGCGTGCCGATGCTGGAAGGCTGCGTCGCGTGGTTCGAATGCAAGGTGATTCCCGACGACGCCCAGCGGCACGACTTGATCCTTGCCGAAGTGGTGGCGTGCTATGCGGACAGCCGCGTCTACTCCGATAACCGCTGGCACTTCGGCGACGATCACGACATGCGCACCTGCCATTACGTCGCGGGCAGCACGTTCTTCGAAACAGGCGACACCTTCGAAGTCGAAGCCGCGCCCATCGGCGGCAAGGTTTGA
- a CDS encoding DUF2252 domain-containing protein, translating to MLDVADEIARFNAGRDSERLAMKYARMRTSPFVFLRGTCHLFYKRLSRGTVLDNSPRAWICGDMHLENFGSYKGDNRLIYFDINDFDEACLAPCLYEMIRLLSSVLVAADDLKLSRAEALALCHTATGSYAAALRFGKARWIEEETAEGMVGELFAALHQRSRVDHLNRRTEPKGKKRTLRVDGKKALPVTHETRAKVVAFMNDFSKREPNPQFYEIIDVARRIAGTGSLGVDRYVILVEGKGSPDGNYLLDMKLALPSATGPNVGTKQPKWHSEAERVVEIQQRDQVVSQAFLRAVEFEQRPYVLRGLQPSEDRVALDNWNGKLPRLESVVRNMAELVAWAHFRSSGRQTSAIADDLIAFGEDSKWQLALIDLATQCEAQVVSDWKAYCEAFDRGAFNLGTRA from the coding sequence ATGCTCGATGTCGCCGATGAAATCGCCCGATTCAATGCAGGCCGGGATTCCGAGCGCCTCGCGATGAAGTACGCTCGCATGCGCACGTCGCCGTTCGTGTTTTTGCGCGGCACGTGCCATCTGTTCTACAAGCGCCTGTCCAGAGGCACGGTGCTGGACAATTCGCCGCGCGCCTGGATTTGCGGCGATATGCATCTCGAGAATTTCGGCAGCTACAAGGGCGACAACCGGCTCATCTACTTCGACATCAACGATTTCGACGAGGCCTGCCTTGCGCCGTGCCTGTACGAAATGATCCGTCTGCTGTCGAGCGTGCTGGTGGCCGCCGACGACCTCAAGCTCAGCCGCGCCGAAGCCCTCGCGCTATGCCACACGGCCACCGGTTCCTACGCGGCCGCGCTGCGCTTCGGCAAGGCGCGCTGGATCGAGGAGGAGACGGCGGAAGGCATGGTCGGCGAACTGTTTGCCGCGTTGCATCAGCGCTCGCGTGTCGATCACCTGAACCGCCGCACCGAACCGAAGGGCAAGAAGCGCACGCTGCGCGTCGACGGCAAGAAGGCGCTCCCCGTGACCCACGAGACGCGCGCCAAGGTCGTCGCGTTCATGAACGACTTCTCGAAGCGCGAACCGAATCCGCAGTTCTACGAGATCATCGACGTGGCGCGCCGGATTGCAGGCACAGGCAGCCTGGGCGTCGACCGCTATGTGATTCTCGTTGAGGGAAAGGGCTCGCCGGACGGCAATTACCTGCTCGACATGAAGCTGGCGTTGCCGTCGGCGACCGGGCCGAATGTCGGAACAAAGCAGCCCAAATGGCATAGCGAAGCGGAACGTGTCGTCGAAATCCAGCAGCGCGATCAGGTCGTCTCGCAAGCGTTCCTGCGTGCCGTCGAATTCGAGCAGCGTCCGTATGTGCTGCGCGGGCTGCAGCCTTCAGAAGACCGCGTCGCGCTGGACAACTGGAACGGCAAGCTGCCGCGGCTCGAATCCGTCGTGCGCAATATGGCCGAACTGGTCGCGTGGGCGCATTTCCGCAGCAGCGGACGGCAGACGTCCGCTATCGCCGACGACCTGATCGCCTTCGGCGAAGACAGCAAGTGGCAACTGGCGCTGATCGATCTGGCGACGCAATGCGAAGCGCAGGTCGTCAGCGACTGGAAGGCTTATTGCGAAGCATTCGATCGCGGCGCCTTCAATCTGGGCACCAGGGCGTGA
- a CDS encoding GNAT family N-acetyltransferase, whose protein sequence is MGQRVNEYGQPVGEPMPQWQPAQAPGDQPMTGQYCRLERVDVERHADDLYDAYRAAPDGSDWTYLSVGPFETAGAYRDFLTACAASPDPLHYAVIDLATGKAIGTLSLMRIDKPNGVIEVGFVVFSRRLQKTRMATEAIFLLMQRVFDERGYRRFEWKCDSLNAPSRAAAARFGFTFEGIFRQAVTYKGRNRDTAWFSIVDSEWPALRAGFAEWLDAANFDAQGTQRRTLQTCIAAQRT, encoded by the coding sequence GTGGGGCAACGAGTCAACGAATATGGACAGCCGGTCGGCGAACCCATGCCGCAATGGCAACCGGCACAGGCACCCGGCGATCAGCCGATGACGGGCCAGTACTGCCGGCTGGAAAGGGTCGATGTCGAACGCCACGCTGACGATCTGTACGACGCCTATCGCGCCGCGCCCGACGGCAGCGACTGGACGTATCTTTCCGTTGGTCCGTTCGAAACAGCCGGTGCGTACCGCGATTTCCTTACAGCCTGTGCGGCTTCGCCCGACCCACTGCATTACGCCGTCATCGATCTCGCGACAGGCAAGGCGATCGGCACGCTGTCGCTGATGCGCATCGACAAGCCGAACGGCGTGATCGAAGTTGGCTTTGTGGTGTTTTCGCGGCGTCTGCAAAAGACGCGCATGGCGACGGAAGCGATCTTCCTGCTGATGCAGCGTGTGTTCGACGAGCGCGGATACCGGCGCTTCGAATGGAAGTGCGATTCGCTGAACGCGCCATCGCGTGCGGCAGCAGCCCGCTTCGGCTTCACATTCGAAGGCATCTTCCGCCAGGCCGTTACCTACAAGGGGCGCAACCGCGATACGGCGTGGTTCTCGATTGTCGATAGCGAATGGCCGGCGCTGCGCGCGGGCTTCGCGGAATGGCTCGACGCCGCGAACTTCGACGCGCAAGGCACGCAACGGCGCACGTTGCAGACGTGTATCGCGGCGCAGCGGACCTAA